One stretch of Chroococcidiopsis sp. CCMEE 29 DNA includes these proteins:
- a CDS encoding apolipoprotein A1/A4/E family protein translates to MINPSDSKEIQENYLQILNDVISKVVDAAKAAGKLSSASTEQPAIQVFVGAKKVYEQVLGQQSTGNVITPEQVQHVKKALEEPQNVKGSVRIKIGSETVYHVKNGEVITDNLGLAKAQTAIQEAKTTQTVEAPKTLEEQITALHAIVEKQGQRIEVLEQKLEQLTSSLASVEVSNPSLSRWMNAINNSLTSSARELKEKVVDFARNLQDKAASQVQNLQNKVVQQAHNLQGQAINTIDNAVKSVQRGVADFNGNFIKAAVEKMLDRIGQVQPDGSRIFEGTKYAFYQQNGVVSVVAKDGRGTILKDSEFTANASAQDMASLKSLSEDVKQDFGQQQAQSQSRGRSR, encoded by the coding sequence ATGATTAATCCATCTGATAGTAAAGAAATTCAAGAAAATTACCTGCAAATCCTAAACGATGTTATTAGCAAAGTTGTAGATGCAGCTAAAGCAGCAGGGAAGTTGAGTTCAGCTTCAACTGAACAGCCGGCTATTCAAGTATTTGTTGGAGCCAAAAAAGTATACGAGCAAGTACTTGGGCAGCAATCAACAGGGAATGTAATTACTCCCGAACAGGTTCAGCACGTAAAAAAGGCGCTGGAAGAGCCGCAAAACGTTAAAGGCTCCGTCAGAATCAAGATCGGCAGTGAAACTGTTTATCATGTCAAAAATGGTGAAGTGATTACCGATAATTTGGGATTAGCTAAAGCCCAAACCGCGATCCAGGAAGCCAAAACTACTCAAACTGTTGAAGCTCCTAAGACTTTAGAAGAGCAAATTACTGCTTTACATGCAATTGTTGAGAAACAGGGACAACGCATCGAAGTTCTGGAGCAAAAACTTGAGCAGCTCACCTCCTCATTGGCTTCTGTCGAGGTTAGCAATCCCAGTCTTTCTCGCTGGATGAATGCCATCAACAATTCGCTCACCTCCTCAGCGCGGGAACTGAAGGAGAAGGTTGTTGATTTCGCTCGTAATCTTCAGGATAAGGCAGCATCGCAGGTTCAAAATCTTCAAAACAAGGTTGTTCAACAGGCTCACAACCTTCAGGGGCAAGCAATCAATACCATAGATAATGCTGTCAAATCCGTTCAACGAGGTGTGGCGGATTTCAACGGCAACTTTATCAAGGCAGCAGTAGAAAAAATGCTCGATCGCATTGGTCAAGTCCAACCCGACGGTTCCCGCATCTTCGAGGGGACTAAATACGCCTTTTACCAGCAAAACGGAGTGGTTTCAGTAGTGGCGAAGGACGGTCGAGGCACGATTCTCAAGGATAGTGAGTTCACAGCTAATGCCTCAGCGCAAGATATGGCTAGCCTTAAAAGCTTGAGCGAAGATGTCAAGCAAGATTTTGGGCAACAGCAGGCTCAGTCCCAGTCGAGGGGGCGTTCTCGGTAG
- a CDS encoding TrbI/VirB10 family protein, producing the protein MTKASYSNSADWETYIDLEEGSADPTQQQEIKLEVDTAGTQAPEDPYTVRTRHSLSTSPYSKGLVVASCALFGTGIVGLGFKLVTGGLAGSPAVVQQPKTATPNPQDAGKLEERQISELKTQMAIGTQAAQIQKLNSNELPVTNKKAPVSKPVPNAAVAPTPTQRVVVAYSPPRPVPGALTPLAPISKPVVTAPPRTRVQPARSSAVPPDPMQQWQLAANAGSYGEMSPGDSGQLSAANAAGDRSNTAMNSAALPSGGLGAAPPTLTPSQRQTSDPQARYTSINDSTATHSLIVGTRAAGKLETPIAWSGQIQNPTQNFLIQLQEPLQAADSSVVVPKGAYIVARVNQAADTGLLQMTATSFVVHENGQATEQPIPDGSLLILGKGGKILQAKAHRRSSLGNDIGSFLLSGVSQAAELTNRSSTETTIGTSGSFQTITTNPDPNLMAGFIQGSTRAVVQRMQNRNQQARQSLQSEPKVFVLDQGTSVQLFVNQSFSL; encoded by the coding sequence ATGACTAAAGCCAGTTATAGTAACTCCGCTGATTGGGAGACTTATATTGATTTAGAAGAGGGATCGGCAGACCCTACACAGCAGCAAGAAATAAAACTCGAAGTAGACACTGCTGGCACCCAAGCTCCTGAAGATCCCTACACTGTCCGTACTAGGCACTCCCTATCTACCAGTCCTTACTCTAAAGGGCTTGTAGTTGCCAGTTGTGCCTTATTTGGAACTGGAATCGTTGGTCTTGGCTTTAAGTTAGTTACTGGAGGATTGGCTGGTAGTCCTGCCGTTGTCCAACAGCCAAAAACTGCCACTCCAAATCCCCAAGATGCAGGGAAATTGGAAGAGCGGCAAATTTCCGAGTTAAAAACTCAAATGGCAATTGGTACGCAAGCTGCTCAAATCCAAAAACTGAACTCAAATGAGTTGCCCGTCACCAACAAAAAAGCGCCAGTCTCTAAACCTGTCCCAAATGCTGCTGTAGCACCTACTCCAACCCAAAGAGTTGTTGTAGCTTATTCACCTCCACGCCCGGTGCCAGGAGCACTTACTCCACTAGCACCTATATCTAAGCCAGTGGTTACTGCACCGCCGCGGACACGGGTTCAGCCTGCTCGGTCTTCTGCTGTCCCGCCAGACCCAATGCAGCAGTGGCAGCTAGCCGCTAATGCTGGTAGCTATGGTGAAATGTCTCCTGGTGACAGTGGGCAACTCTCTGCTGCTAATGCTGCTGGCGATCGCTCAAACACTGCTATGAATTCCGCCGCTCTACCAAGTGGAGGGTTAGGAGCAGCACCGCCTACCCTGACTCCATCTCAAAGGCAGACTTCTGACCCACAAGCTCGCTACACCAGCATCAATGACTCAACAGCTACTCATAGCTTGATTGTTGGAACGAGAGCGGCTGGAAAACTGGAAACTCCCATTGCTTGGAGTGGTCAGATCCAAAACCCAACTCAGAATTTCTTGATTCAACTGCAAGAACCGCTCCAAGCAGCTGACAGCTCTGTAGTAGTTCCAAAAGGAGCCTACATCGTGGCAAGAGTCAACCAGGCTGCTGATACCGGACTGCTGCAAATGACAGCAACTTCTTTTGTAGTGCATGAAAACGGGCAAGCGACTGAGCAACCAATTCCTGATGGGTCGCTCCTAATTTTGGGGAAAGGGGGGAAAATCCTGCAAGCGAAGGCTCACCGTCGCAGCAGCTTAGGTAACGATATAGGTTCCTTCCTACTATCGGGCGTATCCCAAGCAGCAGAGCTGACTAATCGCTCTAGTACAGAGACGACAATCGGCACATCCGGCAGCTTCCAAACCATCACAACTAATCCCGACCCCAATTTGATGGCTGGGTTCATCCAAGGCAGCACGCGAGCGGTGGTGCAGCGGATGCAAAACCGCAATCAACAGGCTCGCCAGTCTCTGCAATCCGAGCCAAAGGTCTTCGTCCTAGACCAAGGCACTTCTGTACAACTATTTGTCAACCAATCATTTTCGCTTTAG
- a CDS encoding type IV secretion system DNA-binding domain-containing protein encodes MSQSTSTISVSQFVPPPVRGMLFSPSGIVLLLALVVLVALNHSGQGKKGKLARARFGGRREKIAARKLACKQMEAREHNKVALYIGTPCGSSVEEIDGKKIVNLPQDPKTLYIPHAEEGILAVGRPGSGKTYSSIDPLVRSAIDQGFPVFYYDFKGHEDPAPSSKLVGYAAERGYKISIFAPGSKETCVCNPLDFLSGPGDAEMAYQLASVLNQNFKLDDSSSANSSFFTQTGNQLVQAILMLAKGSRYPDIAMCHKILALPNLIQRLRAAKLDPYLKVAFDNFLSSAGSPETAASIATTASLMFTRFMTPQVLAAFCGQTTLTLDVEGRHFIVFRMDPQKRSVVGPLLAATLHLTINRNIFRQRKTPLIVSLDELPSIDLPMLADWLNQNRSSGMVCIVGFQALGFLEETYGEKKVNGILSGCTTQMIFQLNDQQTAEYYSKQLGNEEIQYKQKSRSHGKGGASYSSAQQQQTRPLVEIQDVQQFPKGKCILLNPGYGDPKKEIRVPLLQQIKIPQRDLNAMKKSAAMWTQIKTQLIKKTTAREPPGQELELREMVARNLLPDPENEQKAKEYKARY; translated from the coding sequence ATGTCCCAGTCAACATCGACTATTTCTGTCAGCCAATTTGTCCCTCCACCAGTTAGAGGAATGCTCTTCTCCCCATCTGGGATTGTGCTGCTCCTGGCTCTGGTTGTCCTGGTAGCACTCAATCATTCTGGTCAGGGCAAGAAAGGCAAGCTGGCACGGGCACGGTTTGGAGGAAGGCGCGAGAAGATCGCGGCTAGGAAGCTGGCTTGTAAGCAAATGGAAGCACGCGAACACAATAAGGTTGCACTATACATTGGCACTCCTTGTGGTAGCAGCGTCGAGGAGATTGACGGTAAAAAAATTGTCAACTTGCCCCAAGACCCTAAAACGCTTTATATTCCCCACGCAGAAGAAGGCATTTTAGCAGTTGGTCGTCCTGGCTCTGGCAAAACTTATTCCTCAATAGATCCTTTAGTGCGCTCGGCTATTGACCAAGGGTTTCCAGTTTTTTACTACGATTTCAAAGGGCATGAAGACCCCGCACCCAGCTCTAAACTCGTTGGATACGCTGCTGAGCGCGGTTACAAAATTTCTATTTTCGCCCCTGGCTCCAAAGAAACTTGTGTCTGTAATCCGCTTGATTTTCTATCAGGTCCAGGCGATGCAGAAATGGCATATCAGCTTGCCAGCGTCTTGAACCAGAATTTTAAACTCGATGATTCCTCATCGGCTAACAGTAGTTTTTTCACTCAAACGGGCAATCAGTTAGTTCAAGCCATCCTGATGCTGGCGAAGGGTTCGCGCTATCCCGATATCGCTATGTGTCACAAAATCTTGGCACTGCCTAACCTGATTCAAAGATTAAGAGCAGCCAAACTCGACCCTTATCTCAAGGTCGCGTTCGATAATTTCCTTTCCTCTGCTGGCAGCCCAGAAACGGCGGCTTCCATCGCTACAACAGCCAGCTTGATGTTTACGCGATTCATGACCCCACAGGTGCTAGCGGCTTTTTGCGGTCAAACTACGCTGACTCTCGATGTTGAAGGTCGGCACTTTATTGTGTTTAGGATGGACCCGCAAAAGCGGAGCGTGGTTGGTCCATTACTAGCGGCTACACTGCATTTGACGATCAATCGTAATATCTTCCGCCAACGCAAAACGCCCTTAATCGTCTCCCTCGACGAGCTTCCTAGTATTGACTTACCTATGCTCGCTGACTGGCTGAATCAAAACCGTTCTAGTGGAATGGTGTGCATTGTTGGATTTCAAGCTTTGGGTTTTTTAGAAGAAACTTATGGTGAGAAAAAGGTTAACGGAATTTTGAGTGGTTGTACAACTCAAATGATCTTTCAATTGAATGACCAGCAAACTGCTGAATACTACAGTAAGCAGTTAGGTAATGAGGAAATTCAGTACAAACAAAAGTCACGCAGTCACGGTAAAGGTGGAGCGAGTTATTCCTCTGCCCAGCAACAACAAACTCGTCCATTAGTTGAAATTCAGGATGTTCAACAGTTTCCTAAAGGCAAGTGCATTCTGCTCAATCCTGGCTACGGCGACCCCAAAAAAGAAATTAGAGTTCCCTTGTTACAACAGATTAAAATTCCCCAGCGCGATCTCAATGCTATGAAGAAAAGTGCTGCTATGTGGACTCAAATTAAAACGCAATTAATTAAGAAAACTACAGCGAGGGAACCTCCTGGACAAGAGTTGGAACTACGGGAGATGGTAGCCCGAAATCTGTTACCTGACCCAGAAAATGAACAAAAAGCAAAGGAATACAAAGCTCGTTATTAA